In the Parcubacteria group bacterium ADurb.Bin159 genome, CTCCGGCTACAGAAACTAAAATGTCATAATTGCTTTTTATCCTTCTAATTTCATAAAGAGGAATTTGCTTTTCTTTATTAAATTTTTCTTCGTCAACTCCCCGATGCAGAATTACTACTTGAGGGAGTTTTTTTAATTGCCGCAATATGGATAAAGGATAAGAGACGTTCATCATATCAATCATTGAATCTAAATTTAAATCTTCGCATTTTTGAATAAAAGCATTAAGAGATTCAATGGGAGAATGGCCAATAGCTATCACCGCGTCAGCTCCGGCGCGTGCCGCTATATTAACCTCTGTTTCTCCTCTGTCCATCATTTTCAAATCAGCCACTACATAAGGATTTATTTTTGAGAGCAAAGAAGAAGATGAAATTGTTTTTTTAGAGGAAGATTGATGGTCTTTTGCTGAATCTAATAATAATGAAATTAATGGTTGAGAATGGTGAAATGGTTTTATCGATGGTTCGATTATTTGTCCCCAAAGATGTTCAGTGTACCACTGCTTAATTTGTCTTATGCCTTCCTCTCCGTA is a window encoding:
- a CDS encoding 3-hexulose-6-phosphate synthase; amino-acid sequence: MINRKSKLNPKKHYLQISLNNTLEEAHQIIANLPLSDRILIEAGTPLIKRYGEEGIRQIKQWYTEHLWGQIIEPSIKPFHHSQPLISLLLDSAKDHQSSSKKTISSSSLLSKINPYVVADLKMMDRGETEVNIAARAGADAVIAIGHSPIESLNAFIQKCEDLNLDSMIDMMNVSYPLSILRQLKKLPQVVILHRGVDEEKFNKEKQIPLYEIRRIKSNYDILVSVAGGDTIKDVEHAIFNDADIVIVWKSFFQNSSETSNLAQNFLKEIK